Genomic window (Bacillus pumilus):
CCCGTCCTTCTCAAAAAGAAAAGCCAAACACAGTTAACTGTGATTGAAGGCAAGAAAAACAAAAAGAAGAATCGCGCCTTATTTTAAAATGTCCAGCTTTTTAAAAATTGCTCGGCCTTCTGTCTGCCTAGATCGACGAGCGCCTTTTTCTTTTCTGTCATCAGATGAAAATCAGTGGCAATGACGTGCTCTACAGGAATAAATATAATATGACGTTCGTGTTTTGTGGCGATGTGCCTTTCGTCATGAGCACCACGCATCGTTTCAAAAAGAGCGCCAAACAGTTCAAACGCATTGCGGATGGAGTGTTGAGGGCGCTCTTTTTCGTTTGGGGTTAATGTGACACCGACGAACGGTCTTTTTTTCTCTTCCGCAAATAGCCAGATCGGAAAATTACTAAGCACACCTCCATCTACAATGGTACAAATGCCTTTTGAAGACTTCAGTTTGACAGGCTCAAAAAAATACGGCAGGCTGCAACTCATCCGAATCGCCCTTGCAACAGAAAAGCGCTCTGGATTTAAGCCGTATGCAGGAAGGTCATCTGGCAGCACGAGGATTTTTCCATTTGTTAAATCAGACGCAACAATTTTCAGTGAATCTTTTTTGAGATCTCCAAATACGGTGACCCCTTTTCGTTTCAACACGTCTGTCAGCCATTTTTCCAGCCGGTCACCTTTGTACAGACCGAGACGCCAGTAAATAGAGACCCACCTGAGCATTTTAAACGGAATGAATTGACATCTCCTGTCAAGCAATTGATGTTCATCCATTTCTTCTAAAAGCTCGCGAATCTCCTGACTTGTATAACCTGCTGCGATGAGCGAAGCAATGATTGCTCCAGCACTTGTACCAGCAAGGCGGACAAATTGAAATCCTCGCGCTTCAAGCGCTTCATAGGCACCCGCAAGCGCTGCCCCTTTAATGCCTCCACCTGAGAACACACCATCTATCTTCATTAAGGAGTCTCCTTTCCTTTCACGCTATTAATAGTGTAGGAGCATTTGCTTTCAATTAGAACTTTAATCAAAAAGGACACCCACTGTATGGGTGTCCTTTTTTAAGATTCTTGATTTGTTTGTTCGTTTTTCTTTTGAATCGCTTTCAGTTGAACAGATCGCTCGTCGTTTTCTTCAAAGAATTGAACGAGATCGCCAATGCGGTCAATACTGTTCCAGCTGAGATGATGTTCAATGCCTTCTACATCATCATAAATCTTCTCTTCATCTACACCAATGATTCTTAAAAATTGCTCTAGCAGTTCATGTCTGTATACGAGACGTTTTCCAATTTTTTTGCCTTTCGGGGTTAAAATTAGACCACGATACTTCTCATAAATGAGGTATTCATCTTTATCTAGCTTCTGAACCATTTTTGTTACAGAGGAGGGATGGACAGCGAGTGCTTCTGCAATATCAGAGACTCTAGCATATCCTTTTTCTTCTATCAGCATATATATTTGTTCAATGTAATCTTCCATACTAGGTGTAGTCATAATACCCCTCCATAATGCACCTTTACTTAATAATCATAACAATTCTACACCATCGCCCATTAAAAAACAAGGAGTGTCCATTGTCTTAACGCTTGTAATTCCACTCATCTGAGGCATATTTCGTTTTAGCGAGATGATGGACAAATGCTAATTCTTCATCTGTCAGCTCATAAGGCACAAGCTCAATATTTAATCCTTTTTCAAATCCTCGTTTAAACGCAACACGCGCATCGTCTATTGTACATGTTCGGTCTGAGATTTCATTGATGGCGACCGCTTTGTTTTTAAAGCTTCGCTGCATCCGCTCTCTTACCCGGTCGTTTGGATAAAGAAATAAATCAAACAGTTTATCCTCATCAAGGTCAATTAAGATAGAACCGTGCTGGAGGATGACTCCTTTTTGCCTTGTTTGAGCACTGCCTGCTACCTTTCTGCCTTCTACGACAAGCTCGTACCAGGATGGGGCATCAAAGCATACAGACGATCTTGGATTTTTTAAGCTTTCTTTTTCTTTATCTGTACGAGGAATGGCAAAATACGCATCGAGTCCCAGTTCTTTAAAGCCTTCTAAAATGCCCTCTGAAATGACGCGGTACGCCTCTGTCACCGTTGCTGGCATTTCCGGATGCTCCTCTGACACAATCACGCTGTAGGTCAGCTCCTGATCATGAAGAACTCCCCGTCCTCCTGTTGGTCTGCGAACAAATCCAAGACCATAGTGCTCGACTGCTTCCATGTTGATTTCTTTTTCAACATGCTGAAAATACCCAA
Coding sequences:
- a CDS encoding lipoate--protein ligase family protein; the protein is MQKEKWCFIDTGNQDPAFNMAMDEALLYWHSEKLIPPVIRFYGWNPATLSVGYFQHVEKEINMEAVEHYGLGFVRRPTGGRGVLHDQELTYSVIVSEEHPEMPATVTEAYRVISEGILEGFKELGLDAYFAIPRTDKEKESLKNPRSSVCFDAPSWYELVVEGRKVAGSAQTRQKGVILQHGSILIDLDEDKLFDLFLYPNDRVRERMQRSFKNKAVAINEISDRTCTIDDARVAFKRGFEKGLNIELVPYELTDEELAFVHHLAKTKYASDEWNYKR
- a CDS encoding patatin-like phospholipase family protein, with amino-acid sequence MKIDGVFSGGGIKGAALAGAYEALEARGFQFVRLAGTSAGAIIASLIAAGYTSQEIRELLEEMDEHQLLDRRCQFIPFKMLRWVSIYWRLGLYKGDRLEKWLTDVLKRKGVTVFGDLKKDSLKIVASDLTNGKILVLPDDLPAYGLNPERFSVARAIRMSCSLPYFFEPVKLKSSKGICTIVDGGVLSNFPIWLFAEEKKRPFVGVTLTPNEKERPQHSIRNAFELFGALFETMRGAHDERHIATKHERHIIFIPVEHVIATDFHLMTEKKKALVDLGRQKAEQFLKSWTF
- the mntR gene encoding transcriptional regulator MntR, with product MTTPSMEDYIEQIYMLIEEKGYARVSDIAEALAVHPSSVTKMVQKLDKDEYLIYEKYRGLILTPKGKKIGKRLVYRHELLEQFLRIIGVDEEKIYDDVEGIEHHLSWNSIDRIGDLVQFFEENDERSVQLKAIQKKNEQTNQES